Within Geitlerinema sp. PCC 9228, the genomic segment ACCAACCTACCAGTAGCATTCGTTCATGTTCTTTATATCATCTTCCAGGTCTTGCTAGCTGCAAAGCCACAGCACTACCGGCAGAGTTGCAAAGGCAAACAGCGTGGAAGCAACAATGGTACGTGCCACCAAATCCGCATCCCCGCCAAATTCAGTCACCAAAACCAACGTATTCACCGCTGTCGGCATGGCACCTTGCATGACCAACACTTGCAAATCCAACCCCTGCAATTGCAAAGCCAACCCCACCAAAAACGCGATCGCTGGTGCCACCAACAGCCGCAAACCGCAAGCCAGCAGTTCGTATTTTCCCAGACGCAAGCGGGTATCCGACAGCTGCATTCCCAAAATCAGCAACGCCACCGGAATTGCCGCATTTCCCAGCATCCGGATACCTTCATCTATCTGTAGGGGAAAAGATAGCTGCAGCAAGCGAGCCACCAACCCCGCGATCGCAGCCCACAATAAAGGCAATTTCAGCACCAATTGTACCCCTGAGTGCCAACCATGCCCTTTTAGCAAAGCTGGTCCTACCACTACCATAAACACCGCCGCCACCACCAAATAAACCACTGCTCGTTCCAAGCCAGCATCGCCAAAAGCAAAAGCCAGCAAAGGCAACCCCAAATTTCCCGTATTGGCAAATAAGGTACAGGCAATCAAACTTTTGCGGATGGTAACGGGAAAATCTAAAAAAAGCGACAAAAAAAAGACCAGCAAGTATAGCAAAACAGAGGAAACCAGCATACCTGCCGCCAACCCCATGGCACTGTCTGGCGATAGCGTTGTGCGATATAACTTGCTACCAATTAAAGCTGGAGTAAGAATATAAATCGCCAGCTGGGAAAGGGTCTGGCGATGCAAAGACATGGTTTTGCCAGCAATGAATCCGATGCCAATAATCAAAGCAACAGGTGCGATCGCAGGGAGTAAAACGGTCATAAAAGAATTATCGGCAAATCAAACGCCCGATCGCAAAGTTTCCATCAAACGGCGATAGGCAGGTTTGGGTTCGTACTCTTCATCAAAGATTAAAGGAGCATCGGGATTGCCGGTAAATTGGGGAATCCAGGAATAAGCATCCGTAAATCCCCACATGACAAACGAATCGCAATTGCTCGCATCCATGCAGGTTTCCAACATATCTTGGTAAATATAGCCTTGCGCGCGAAATCTTTCCGCAGGCGAACCGCGACCGTTTTGGATTCTGACATCCATTTCGGTGATATGTACCTGCATGCCCAAATCTGCCAATCGCTCCATATTATCACGAACTTCGTCTGGATCGGGGGGATTGCGCAATCCTTTATGCATTTGCATGCCTACCCCATCGATGGGAACGCCTTTTGCTTTTAACTCTTTCACCAGTTGGTAAATGCCATCGGCTTTCACGCCGGTTTCTTCGCCGCCGTAGTCATTGTAAAATAGCAACGCGTCGGGATCGGCTGCGTGTGCCCAACGAAATGCCATTTCGATGTATTCGGGTCCAATGGTACGCAGCCAAATGGTATCCCGCAACTCGCCGCGACGGGTAATAGCTTCGTTAACCACATCCCAGGCATAAATTTTTCCTTGGTAGCGGTTGACCACGGTTTGAATGTGTTCCCGCAGCAGGGAAATCATATCGGAACGGTCGAAATCCCCTTCTTGCAACCACTGAGGAACGGAACGATGCCAAACTAGGGTGTGACCGCGAACTTTCATGTTATGTTTTTCGGCAAAGGAAACCATGCTATCGGACAAATCGAAGTTAAATTCGTTTTGGCTGGGGCGCAAAGATCGCCATTTCATAGCATTTTCCGGGGTCATCATATTGAATTCCCGCGCCAGGACTTCTCGATATTTGCTATCTTGGCGGAAGGCTTTGCTGGATACGGCGGCACCAACGTGAAAATTCTGCTGTTCGGCAGCAGAACGCAGGGTTTGCTGTTTTTTGGCAAGGTTGGGGGGTTGGGTGCGTTCTAAAGATAGGGTGGTGGGTTCGGTGGCTGGTGCAGATTGAAAGCTACCGTAGAGCAAAACTCCCAAACAGCCAGCCAGGAACAACAGCAGCAGGGTGATAATTTTGCGATCGTTTAAGATGTCGCTCGAATGTCTCATAGGTTTTTTGATTCTGAGTTTGCCAGATTTGTTGGTTGTTAATACCGCCAGTAGGGTCTGCCTTTCCAAAAAACGCCTAAAACCATCCCAATCAGGCTGATTTGGGAAAATTGCGTTAGCATGGTGGCAAAGATTTGGCTTTTTAACAGTGAAGTGACAATCAAACACAAAACCAAAGCCCACAATACCGATTTATTGAAAATTAATCGGGGAAACCAACGTTCCCCCAAATACACCGATAAGGCACCCACACCCACAGGGGTTGCCAACGACAGCAAGATTCCTAAAGGAGGGCGTAGTAACATGGAGGCAGCTCGTTGAATGACGGGTAGTTCCATACTTGTCAGAAAGAGCAATTCTGCCAGAAAGACCACCAGCATGGTCAAACTCGCTAAGGTTAAAAGCGATCGCCAGGGTAGTAATTTCAAACGACGCATAAGCTTTTCCCATTCCTATGCTTTGATTGTATCTTGTCAATCCTGGTGCTGGGCTCGGGGGAACAAATAGATGGAGGGAAAACCAGCAGGTAACATTTGGGTGGTAACGACTCGTCAGAATTGATATTGGCTGTTCTGGAAAATGATTTGGGGAAAACGGTTGCTGCCAATATTTGCTGAAAGGTATGGCACCTAACTTCTAAAGTATACATGCACAATTTTACTAAAACAAGCGATCGAGAACTTGCTTATGTTTGTTTTACACCAACCCGGAGACCTCATTAAAGAACGATATCAAATTCTTCGACCCATCGGTCAAGGCGGTATGGGAAAAACCTACGCAGCCGTAGACTGTAACAGTGAAGAAAAAGTGGCTATCAAAACCCTTTCTCTCAAACAAATTCCCAACTGGAAATCTCTAGAACTTTTGGAAAGGGAAGCGGAAGTGTTAGCAGAACTCAACCATCCCGCTATCCCCAACTATATCGACCATTTTACCGTAGATACCCCAGAAGACTATTGTTTTTATTTGGTTCAAGAACTAGCACCAGGCAACTCCCTGGCTACGCTGGTTCAAAATGGCTTCCAACCCACGGAAAAAATTGTCTGCGATATTGCCCAACAAGTTCTAGAAATTCTAGATTACCTGCACTCGCACATCCCTCCTATTTTACATCGTGATATCAAACCCGAAAATTTAATTTGTACCAAAACCGGTAAAATGTATTTGGTGGATTTTGGTGCCGTGCAAGCGATTTGCCACCAAACCATTGCTGCCAATAATAGTACGTTTGTGGGAACTTTTCACTACATGCCTGTGGAGCAAATGTACGGAAAAGCACAACCAGCTTCTGATTTATATAGTTTGGGAGCTTCCCTAGTATACTTGCTAACCCACCGTTCTCCCAATGAATTGTCTCAAAAGAATTTAAAAATCGACTTTCGCAAAGCAGCCATCTCCCCAATTTCTAAAAAATTTGCTAAGTGGCTAGACAAAATGCTGGAACCCGATGTTCAAAAACGATTTTCTTCGGCAAAAGTTGCTTTAAAATATCTGCCCAAACCCGTTACGAAATCAAAAATTGTACGGCATCACCAACCGAAAACCATCCAAGCAGTAACAATTTTCTTGGTTTTGACATCGATTCCCCTTGGCAATCAGTTGGCAAATCATGTGGCTGCGTGGTGGCATTCCCAGAACAGCGAAACGAGTAATGACTATCAACTTTTTGCTGAGGAAAAAGATAGTTACCAACGTGGCAAAGACTTGGCAGAACAAGAAAAGTATACGCAGGCAATAGAAGCATTTACTCAAGCCATTGAGTCGAATACCAATCCCTACCAATCTTATGGATATCGAGGATTTTTATATCAATTATTAGGAGAAAATCGGAAAGCTATTGCTGATTACGATAAAGCGATCGCACTGAATCCTAGGGATTCTTCTCCCTACTACAATCAAGGAATTGCCTATGCCGAACTGCAAGAATATCGCCAGGCAATTGACAGCTATACCCGTTCCATTGAAGTCAATGCAGGTTGGAACAAACAAAGTGTTGATTCTGCCTATTTCAACCGCGGTTTGGTTTACAAAAATTTGGGAGAATACAAAAATGCTTTAGCTGATTTCAGTGCTGCAATTCGTTTGGATAAAAATCGACCCCGTGCCTACTTCAATCGTGGCGTCATTTATGAAAAAATGGGCGATATTAATACAGCACGTTCAAATTTTGAGCAGGCAGCTCAGTTGTATCAAAAGTTGGGAAGTGAAAAATGGTATCGCAAATCTTTGGAAAGGGTGGAAAAGTTACGTTGAAATGATAAAAATTTCATAGGTTGGCTATTTTGTCAGCGATCGCGCAATCTTTCTTTTGCAATTTCAATTTCCCGATACAGGCGATCGCGTTCTGCCTTGGCTGCTGCCAAATCCTGACGAACCTCTTGCAAGGTTTTTTGCAGACGTTGCCGTTCTTCCCGTTCTTTTTCCAACTCGGGAGCTTCCTGTTGATTGCGAATAAAGGTTACCAAATAATCGTGAATTAACTGATAGCGATCGCGGGGAATTTCTGGAATCAACGATACCAAACCCGACGCTACCAAAATTTCCAAAACCAAATTTAACTGCTCTCGGGTAGGAAGAAATTCCTCTCCCAAATTGCGGAAATCCTGTTCTAACTCCAAACGGGTTTTTTGCGGTCGAATTTCGCTTGGTTCCGTTAACCAGTATAGCAGCAATTTCGCCGTTCGCTGATTTTCTTCTCCGCAATCCTGTACCACATCTTGCAAATAACGTTCCACCAATTCTTCCTTGGTTCCTGCTTTTTGATACGCCTCTAGCGTCGTAATTTGCTCCGTTTGCAACTGTGCTCCTACCACTTGCAATTCGATCGGTCGCACTTCCCCTTCCTCATCCGCCAAATCGGCAACCAATTGTTTTACCAAAGCTGGTTCTAGGAAAAAATTGGCTCGTTGGGTAAGCTTTTGAATGAACCAATAGGCATCGGATTGAGAAAAATTTCCAATAGGATAGCGAACTTTTTTACTAAGAATATCGTTTTCAATAGCTTCCATTCCCGGTAAATTATCGTAGCGTAGCAAGTGGTGCAGAAAATCTTCCCGCAAGGATAAAATCACTTTTACCTCACTTCCCATTTGCAGGCAAGAGGCTACGAAGGTAAAAAATTCCCGGCGAGATTGCGATTGCGTGCAAGCTAGAAAAAATTCTTCAAATTGGTCGAAAATCAACACCACCCGCAAGTGGCGATCGCGATTTTTAGCAAGCTGTTTTTGCAACCCATCCATGCTCATTTCCGCAGAAATATGAATGCGGCGTTTGGCAGCCAATGCTTTTTGCAGTTGCTTGCCAATATCTACCAGCCAATAGTTATAAGATTGCAGTACAATGGGTACCAAATCATCTGTTTCTACGCTGGTTTCTTGTAAAGTTGGTACCAATGCCGAACGCAACAAACTGCTTTTGCCTACCCCAGAAGAACCATGCACCACAATCATTTGAAAGCGGGGATTTTTGATGCGTTCCAATAAATTTTGAATATCTCGCTGCCTGCCGGTTTCTGTTTCTCCCTGGGGAATTTCCAAAGCCGTTGCTTCCACCATTGGCTGCCACATTCGCGGTTGCAAAGGAGCAGCTCCCACAAAGGCTTGCAAGCCATAGGCTTGTTTGACCGACCGCTGTTCCTGTTTGATGGTATAGGCAGCCAAATATTGTTTTCTCTGCCAGTAAACGAAGCGCAATGTGTCGAGAAACTCTAAATATTGTAGCAGGTCGTATTCCGGACGTAAATGCTGTTTGGCAATTTGTAATTTTTCTAAAGCCGTTTCTAGTTTTCCTTGCTGCCAGCAGGCTTTCCCTAATAAAAAATGATAGCGACCCCAATCAAAAAATGCCGCTTCCGGTTGCTTAATTGCCAATAAGGGAAAGTCATCGCCGGTTTCTTCGCTATTGGCAAAGGCAGGTTCGGTATAAATTTCCGCTCGTTCTGCAATAAGATCGATCGCTCGTTTGGCGTAGTCTTCCTTGGCAGACCAATTTTTTTGCAAAGCAGCCACTTCTGCCAGATATCCCCATATTTTTGCTTTGACAATGGCTGTTTCTTTTCCCCTTTTTTGCCCATACCAATGCCCAACAAAATGGCTGATTTCTGCTAGCAAGTGATCGCAGTGCCAGTAACGCAACCATCGACCCCA encodes:
- a CDS encoding AEC family transporter, which translates into the protein MTVLLPAIAPVALIIGIGFIAGKTMSLHRQTLSQLAIYILTPALIGSKLYRTTLSPDSAMGLAAGMLVSSVLLYLLVFFLSLFLDFPVTIRKSLIACTLFANTGNLGLPLLAFAFGDAGLERAVVYLVVAAVFMVVVGPALLKGHGWHSGVQLVLKLPLLWAAIAGLVARLLQLSFPLQIDEGIRMLGNAAIPVALLILGMQLSDTRLRLGKYELLACGLRLLVAPAIAFLVGLALQLQGLDLQVLVMQGAMPTAVNTLVLVTEFGGDADLVARTIVASTLFAFATLPVVLWLCS
- a CDS encoding endo-1,4-beta-xylanase, with product MRHSSDILNDRKIITLLLLFLAGCLGVLLYGSFQSAPATEPTTLSLERTQPPNLAKKQQTLRSAAEQQNFHVGAAVSSKAFRQDSKYREVLAREFNMMTPENAMKWRSLRPSQNEFNFDLSDSMVSFAEKHNMKVRGHTLVWHRSVPQWLQEGDFDRSDMISLLREHIQTVVNRYQGKIYAWDVVNEAITRRGELRDTIWLRTIGPEYIEMAFRWAHAADPDALLFYNDYGGEETGVKADGIYQLVKELKAKGVPIDGVGMQMHKGLRNPPDPDEVRDNMERLADLGMQVHITEMDVRIQNGRGSPAERFRAQGYIYQDMLETCMDASNCDSFVMWGFTDAYSWIPQFTGNPDAPLIFDEEYEPKPAYRRLMETLRSGV
- a CDS encoding serine/threonine-protein kinase; this encodes MFVLHQPGDLIKERYQILRPIGQGGMGKTYAAVDCNSEEKVAIKTLSLKQIPNWKSLELLEREAEVLAELNHPAIPNYIDHFTVDTPEDYCFYLVQELAPGNSLATLVQNGFQPTEKIVCDIAQQVLEILDYLHSHIPPILHRDIKPENLICTKTGKMYLVDFGAVQAICHQTIAANNSTFVGTFHYMPVEQMYGKAQPASDLYSLGASLVYLLTHRSPNELSQKNLKIDFRKAAISPISKKFAKWLDKMLEPDVQKRFSSAKVALKYLPKPVTKSKIVRHHQPKTIQAVTIFLVLTSIPLGNQLANHVAAWWHSQNSETSNDYQLFAEEKDSYQRGKDLAEQEKYTQAIEAFTQAIESNTNPYQSYGYRGFLYQLLGENRKAIADYDKAIALNPRDSSPYYNQGIAYAELQEYRQAIDSYTRSIEVNAGWNKQSVDSAYFNRGLVYKNLGEYKNALADFSAAIRLDKNRPRAYFNRGVIYEKMGDINTARSNFEQAAQLYQKLGSEKWYRKSLERVEKLR
- a CDS encoding ATP-binding protein, yielding MPMHIHPEHEKSLQDIAWTIEMSQGKFSLTIARCNSPNLRDRLIRRLQDTCQVPIHNIPLPPMTQQLYGTIRSVLADETPAAAMVYGFERVRHLDRAIVSVNPVREEFRKYCPFPIVFWLSDRAMRLFLRLVPDFESWSTLTRFPLVREDWQTLLQTKAARFYVDALQLDWGDRATLLDELEAGQSFLQQNGSGKSRDLAANVKALQGFVSEENEDWQTAIEHYWQAIQLWQQQEQWEIQQTAKIDPYLTKIQGKIWEHMAFCSYAKSQTSYSPKSEQDTTIHHALLAFLEDVKTNKKRPDILADGLVAWGRWLRYWHCDHLLAEISHFVGHWYGQKRGKETAIVKAKIWGYLAEVAALQKNWSAKEDYAKRAIDLIAERAEIYTEPAFANSEETGDDFPLLAIKQPEAAFFDWGRYHFLLGKACWQQGKLETALEKLQIAKQHLRPEYDLLQYLEFLDTLRFVYWQRKQYLAAYTIKQEQRSVKQAYGLQAFVGAAPLQPRMWQPMVEATALEIPQGETETGRQRDIQNLLERIKNPRFQMIVVHGSSGVGKSSLLRSALVPTLQETSVETDDLVPIVLQSYNYWLVDIGKQLQKALAAKRRIHISAEMSMDGLQKQLAKNRDRHLRVVLIFDQFEEFFLACTQSQSRREFFTFVASCLQMGSEVKVILSLREDFLHHLLRYDNLPGMEAIENDILSKKVRYPIGNFSQSDAYWFIQKLTQRANFFLEPALVKQLVADLADEEGEVRPIELQVVGAQLQTEQITTLEAYQKAGTKEELVERYLQDVVQDCGEENQRTAKLLLYWLTEPSEIRPQKTRLELEQDFRNLGEEFLPTREQLNLVLEILVASGLVSLIPEIPRDRYQLIHDYLVTFIRNQQEAPELEKEREERQRLQKTLQEVRQDLAAAKAERDRLYREIEIAKERLRDR